The DNA window GCGCGGCAATTGGTGTTGATGTAATCGTCATAGTGCCTCCCCGTTGCGTCTTCTTTTTCCAGCGTGCTTTCCTGGCGCGCTTCGCAGATAGCAATGTCAGTCCGTTTATGACAGCAAAAAGCGCCCGTTGCTTCGCTGACGGTCCTCCCGCTGACAAGGCGTCAGGTCGCCTTGTCAGTTCGCCTCGGTCAGCTCGCCTTGGCCTGTCCCAGCACGCGCATCCAGTTTTCTCCGGCGATCTTGCGGACGTTCTCCGGCGTTGTGATCCGGTGCAGGGCCGCAATCAGATCAGGGTAGCCGGTCGGATCGGCCGGAACGGAGCTTCGGCCGGCGACCATGTCCAGGCCGATTGCGACGTGATCTGCGCCAACCAGCTTGATGACGTAGTCGACATGCTCAGCCCACTCATCCGCCGTCGGCAGCGAAGACAACGCCGTCGGGTCTTCTTTCCAATCTGCCAGCGCAAGCCAGCGCTCACGAAACTCCCGGTCCATGCGTTCGATGAACTCGCCATGGTCGCCGGGCGGCCGCGTGAAGGACGGCTGGTATCCGACCATGCCGAATACCGCCTTGCCGGAATTGGCGGCGCCGGCGGGATTGCTTGCCATCCACTGTCGATAGCGTTTTCCGACCACAGCCGCCGCACCATGAATTCCAATCAGGCCGCCCTTGTTGGCAAGCGCCTTGAGCACCTCGTCGGAGAGTCCAGCGCCCGAAACAGCCTTCACGGTTTCATGGCTGGCGACCACCGGTGCCCGGCTATTCTCTATCAGCTGTGCCTGAACCGCTTCGGTGCCGTGGGCAATATCGATGAGGATACCGAGCTCGTTCATCTGCCTGACGAGCTTGCGGCCGTGCTCGTTGATGCCGCCAAAATGGTCAGGCTTTTCGCCGCCCTGAACAGCCGCGAGCGCGCTGTCGCTGAACGCGTTAAAGCCGGTTTGCGTCGCGAACTGGACGGTCCGCAAACCCAGCCGGTAGAAGGCGTCGAGCACGTCCGGATCGCCTTCATGGTCGAATCCCGACTCGCAGCCGATGAAGACTGCCATGCGTCCGCTGCCGACAATGCGTCGGGCGTCAGCCGGACTGAGCGCGATGGCCATCTTGTCGGCATGCGCTTCGGAAAACCGCAGCAGCGTGTCGATCAGACGAAGGGCCTGCTTCGGGGTGTAGTTGTAGTTCCAGTAGCCGTATGGCCCGATGTTATCGATGATGCAGTTGACACCCGCTGCTCGCGCACGCGCAAAGTCCCACCCGTATTTTGTCGGGGTCCACGGATCGATACCTTCCCAATAAATCCGATTGGTGACGTGCACATGCCCATCCATCACGATCTCAACGGCGTCGGCCGCGGACGCCTTCGTCGTCCAGTTCAGACGATCTGCAAGGCCCGCAACAGCAGCGGCCGCGGCACTCCACCGCAAAACGTCCCGGCGCGTTTGGCCGGAGGCTGGCTTGTTCATCTCTTGTCTCCGAGGGGGAAAATCGTCGGTTGCTTTGGCTGAATGCTTTTAGCCGAATTCAATGATCCGGATAGCCGGCGGCGCG is part of the Bradyrhizobium canariense genome and encodes:
- a CDS encoding dipeptidase, yielding MNKPASGQTRRDVLRWSAAAAAVAGLADRLNWTTKASAADAVEIVMDGHVHVTNRIYWEGIDPWTPTKYGWDFARARAAGVNCIIDNIGPYGYWNYNYTPKQALRLIDTLLRFSEAHADKMAIALSPADARRIVGSGRMAVFIGCESGFDHEGDPDVLDAFYRLGLRTVQFATQTGFNAFSDSALAAVQGGEKPDHFGGINEHGRKLVRQMNELGILIDIAHGTEAVQAQLIENSRAPVVASHETVKAVSGAGLSDEVLKALANKGGLIGIHGAAAVVGKRYRQWMASNPAGAANSGKAVFGMVGYQPSFTRPPGDHGEFIERMDREFRERWLALADWKEDPTALSSLPTADEWAEHVDYVIKLVGADHVAIGLDMVAGRSSVPADPTGYPDLIAALHRITTPENVRKIAGENWMRVLGQAKAS